The Pseudomonas cucumis sequence ACCGGTGCGCATGAACCAGATCCGCAGCTTGTCCCACCAGCGTTCGGCGCGCCGGGCGTCATCCCACAGCTGCGCATAGAACTGCACGTTCGCCCATAAGGGATTCCAGCTCGCCAGCGGTGTGGTCACGCCGAAAATCACCGGTTCGTTGTCGTCCTCTTCCTGGAACGAGCCAAACAGGCGGTCCCAAATAATGAACACCCCGCCGTAGTTGCGATCCATGTAGAGAGCGTTCTGTGCATGGTGAGCCCGATGATTGGACGGTGTGACGAAGAACCATTCGAGCCAGCCGAGCTTGGGGATGTGCCGGGTATGCACCCAGAACTGGTACAGCAGATTCAGCGCCGCAACGCTGACGAACACCAGCAGCGGCACGCCGAGCACGGCCATGGGCAGGTAGAAAATCCAGCTCAACAGAAACCCGGTGCTGGTCTGGCGCAAGGCCGTGGAGAGGTTGTAGTCCTCGCTCTGGTGATGCACCGAGTGGGCGGCCCAGAGGATGTTGCGCTCGTGGCCCATGCGATGCAGCCAGTAATAGCAGAAGTCGTAGAAGACGAAAGCAAACACCCAGACCCAGACGCTGTCGGCCGACAGCTCAATCACGGCCAGATGCTTCAGGGCGAAGGCATAAGTCACCAGGCCGACGCCTTTGGTCAACAGGCCTGTGGTAGTCGACAGCACACCGGTACTGACGCTGTTGATCGCGTCTGCCACGCGGTAATTGCTCACCCCGCGCCAACGGTCGGCCAGCAACTCGACCGCAATCAGCACAAAGAAAAACGGCACCGCATACAGAATGAAGTCCATGACGCGCCCTGATCAGAATCGTTCAGCAGAGATTAGGTGTAGCCGCGTATCAACCCTATGGCAACGAGTGACAAATTAGTGGACATTTAACGCCATGAATCTGGAGAAACGCCCATGAGCAAAAAAATTGCAGTGATCCTTTCCGGTTGCGGCGTGTACGACGGCGCCGAGATCCACGAAAGCGTGATCACCCTGCTGCGGCTGGACCAGCGCGGTGCCCAGGTGCAGTGTTTCGCACCCAATATCGCGCAATTGCATGTGATCAACCACCTGACCGGCGAAGAAATGCCCGAGTCGCGCAACGTGCTGGTGGAATCGGCGCGGATCGCCCGGGGCAACATCAAGGATATCCGTGAAGCCAGCGTCGAAGACTTCGATGCGCTGATCGTTCCTGGCGGATTCGGGTCGGCCAAGAACCTGTCGAACTTTGCCGTCGAAGGCGCCGGTTGCAGCATTCAACCTGACGTCCTGGCGCTGACCGAAGCATTCGCCGAGGCCGGCAAGCCGGTGGGGCTGATCTGCATCTCGCCGGCCCTGGCGGCCAAGATCTACGGCCCGGGTGTGACCTGCACCATCGGCAACGATGCCGATACCGCCGCCGCGATGAGCAAAATGGGCGCCACCCATGCCGATTGCGCAGTGACCGACATCGTCGAAGACAAGGCGCGCAAGCTAGTGAGCACTCCGGCGTACATGCTGGCGCAATCGATCAGCGAGGCTGCTTCCGGCATCAACAAACTGGTCGATCGCGTACTGGAACTGACCCACGAAAACGACGAGTAACGCGAACCTTTGCAGGAGCCTTGATCGTTCCCAAGCTCCGCGTGGGAACGATCATTACCTACGCGATAAGCGCGTAAGAATCCGGTCCAGCGCATTGGCGAACGCTTGCTTCTCGCGATCGCCAAACGGTGCTGGCCCACCGCTCATCTGCCCCTGCTCGCGCAGATCGGTGAACAGGTTACGCACCGCCAGTCGATCGCCCAT is a genomic window containing:
- the elbB gene encoding isoprenoid biosynthesis glyoxalase ElbB; translation: MSKKIAVILSGCGVYDGAEIHESVITLLRLDQRGAQVQCFAPNIAQLHVINHLTGEEMPESRNVLVESARIARGNIKDIREASVEDFDALIVPGGFGSAKNLSNFAVEGAGCSIQPDVLALTEAFAEAGKPVGLICISPALAAKIYGPGVTCTIGNDADTAAAMSKMGATHADCAVTDIVEDKARKLVSTPAYMLAQSISEAASGINKLVDRVLELTHENDE
- a CDS encoding sterol desaturase family protein yields the protein MDFILYAVPFFFVLIAVELLADRWRGVSNYRVADAINSVSTGVLSTTTGLLTKGVGLVTYAFALKHLAVIELSADSVWVWVFAFVFYDFCYYWLHRMGHERNILWAAHSVHHQSEDYNLSTALRQTSTGFLLSWIFYLPMAVLGVPLLVFVSVAALNLLYQFWVHTRHIPKLGWLEWFFVTPSNHRAHHAQNALYMDRNYGGVFIIWDRLFGSFQEEDDNEPVIFGVTTPLASWNPLWANVQFYAQLWDDARRAERWWDKLRIWFMRTGWRPADVAAKYPMNKPDLSQFRKFEVPLDGRQQWYVALQFCVYIALGSYLMNLELSLPTSALVLGWGAVAWGLFVLGVALENRPQALKLELLRLASNLPLVWLAPMVGLWPVSAVSWVGLLSYSLLSGIGLYCCRNRFTRWAS